A window of the Gossypium hirsutum isolate 1008001.06 chromosome A05, Gossypium_hirsutum_v2.1, whole genome shotgun sequence genome harbors these coding sequences:
- the LOC107960000 gene encoding clathrin light chain 2, translated as MSTFPDSFTQLADDSLDSFDSVPHQDEDGAGYAGYDPSQQFDSFADHSDHAKGSTDDVFASDSYTNGVGFGQDFGGSDGPVLPPPAEIEPEEGVALREWRRENAIRLEEKDKREKELLSQIIEEADQYKVEFYKKREVTCENNKANNRDKEKIFVANHEKFHAEADKNYWKAIAELIPNEVPTIEKRRKKEEKKPSIVVVQGPKPGKPTDCSRMRQILVKLKHNTPSHLKHSPPPPPAAAAAKDQDAKTGNTSSVPAALPVTSTPEAVVAA; from the exons ATGTCAACCTTCCCTGACTCTTTCACTCAACTCGCCGACGACTCCTTAGACTCTTTTGACTCTGTTCCACACCAGGATGAAGACGGTGCCGGCTACGCCGGATACGACCCTTCTCAGCAATTCGACTCTTTCGCCGACCACTCGGATCATGCCAAGGGCTCCACTGATGATGTGTTTGCATCAGATTCATACACAAATGGGGTAGGTTTTGGCCAAGATTTTGGCGGATCGGACGGCCCGGTTTTGCCTCCGCCGGCGGAGATAGAGCCTGAGGAAGGTGTTGCTCTCAGGGAATGGAGAAG GGAGAATGCGATTCGGTTGGAGGAGAAGGACAAGAGGGAGAAGGAGTTATTGAGCCAAATAATTGAGGAAGCTGATCaatacaaagttgagttttataagAAAAGGGAGGTGACCTGTGAAAACAACAAGGCCAATAACAGAGACAAAGAGAAG ATATTTGTAGCCAATCATGAGAAATTCCATGCCGAAGCTGATAAGAATTACTGGAAAGCAATCGCGGAGCTCATTCCTAATGAAGTGCCAACcatagagaaaagaagaaaaaaggaggAGAAGAAGCCTTCCATTGTTGTTGTCCAAGGTCCTAAGCCTGGGAAACCTACTGACTGTTCGAGGATGAGACAGATACTAGTGAAACTAAAGCACAACACACCTTCTCACCTGAAGCACTCTCCGCCACCACCACCAGCAGCTGCTGCTGCAAAAGATCAAGATGCAAAAACTGGTAATACTTCTTCTGTCCCAGCTGCTCTTCCAGTCACAAGCACCCCTGAAGCTGTAGTAGCTGCTTAG